One Pleuronectes platessa chromosome 9, fPlePla1.1, whole genome shotgun sequence genomic region harbors:
- the scp2b gene encoding sterol carrier protein 2b, translating to MPERQRLRIEAINTSASDGLEGFKAHAVFQEINKKLQEEGEQFVKKIGGVFAFQVKDGPNGQEATWFVDVKNGKGCVHNDTAKKADCTISMSDTDLLALMTGKMNPQNAFFQGKLKIKGNMGLAMKLQSLQLQPGKAKL from the exons ATGCCTGAAAGACAGAGGTTAAG GATTGAAGCTATTAACACCAGTGCCAGTGATGGGCTGGAGGGGTTCAAGGCCCATGCTGTGTTCCAGGAAATCAACAAGAAGCTTCAGGAG GAAGGGGAGCAGTTTGTGAAAAAGATCGGGGGAGTGTTTGCCTTTCAAGTGAAGGATGGCCCAAATGGTCAGGAGGCAACTTGGTTTGTGGATGTGAAGAATGGCAAAGGCTGTGTTCATAATGACACAG CTAAGAAAGCAGACTGTACCATTTCCATGTCGGATACAGATTTGTTGGCCTTAATGACAGGGAAGATGAACCCACAGAAT GCGTTTTTCCAGGGCAAGCTGAAGATCAAGGGAAACATGGGACTTGCCATGAAGCTTCAAAgcctgcagctgcagccaggCAAAGCCAAACTGTAG